Proteins encoded together in one Mercenaria mercenaria strain notata chromosome 18, MADL_Memer_1, whole genome shotgun sequence window:
- the LOC128550670 gene encoding uncharacterized protein LOC128550670 isoform X2, whose translation MTTIQHRSGHRYNKEKWNLTICTHTFYRYFCWRRLQYLGMSQQLRAAALLRQAADLLNVDTSSSGPVSTTISTTGSRASFAPLCSSVPITTTTNTASAVRAIFAPYRRAVNRRGGRAHAEAAAAVSHWTHKFSIIPRCTDETVPSRQEKYRLHHAGLGEKRITFVKSTSKNDFENTLEEAYPKLRDCGGFELLRTPPGSRVALESILMPAGGYTSAYLADESALGQAMCYIRPIQKDLDTEKMRTELSEPCQECLTCGDMIPINVLREHVEVCSCIDDVDTSAEGKAKRRKVSSDKPICGFACKQGNHSADQDIEQKEPGVCPVCGKFIPMELLPAHADLCCQSDEVCKSVEAAHKDAFELPSFEDYLSSKILDEEKVWDISVVRRMLVQQAMVEMEQAPEEEWKRKLSVTFIGEEGLDAGGLTREFLTILYEKSPVFENSVLSFDAQLLYKRHYFFMGQMVVMGILSGHPGPRNLLNHVVDFIVSGKTGELSDIPVDKMERLDAVSAIKEISDCADCNVVEKYGDLLEACGFRQLVTTENRKDAVSAIKNYYLLNRFIPSLLQFMEGLKLHNLLEMFKKYPGQACTFLLKTDHVESLKVKEFFKPVYSQIQAEKEAEEVVIFNFHQFLKKLERGKVLCTRIDVDTDTSTDEVLDMGNLMQALIGCPAFPSSITEGIITFDHNSDQLTTINTCAPSINFSKLSEIKDYSSFEELMKYIIVGSYGFGRE comes from the exons ATGACAACGATACAGCACAGAAGCGGTCATCGCTACAACAAAGAAAAGTGGAATTTGACGATCTGCACACACACATTCTACCGGTATTTCTGTTGGAGACGTCTACAGTATTTAG GTATGAGCCAACAGTTGAGAGCGGCTGCTCTGTTACGTCAGGCTGCTGACCTGTTAAATGTTGATACCAGCTCATCAGGACCAGTATCAACAACTATCAGTACTACCGGTTCCAGAGCAAGTTTTGCACCACTCTGCTCATCAGTACCGATAACAACAACTACCAACACTGCTAGTGCTGTCAGAGCAATTTTTGCGCCATACAGAAGGGCAGTCAACCGACGAGGTGGACGTGCACATGCAGAGGCTGCTGCTGCAGTGTCCCACTGGACACACAAGTTTTCCATTATTCCAAGGTGTACTGAT GAGACTGTTCCAAGTCGTCAGGAAAAGTACAGATTACACCATGCTGGACTGGGTGAAAAAAGAATAACATTTGTAAAAAGTACAAGTAAGAATGATTTTGAGAATACTCTTGAAGAAGCATATCCAAAACTTAGAGATTGTGGAGGCTTTGAGCTTTTGAGGACGCCACCGGGAAGCCGCGTTGCTCTGGAAAGTATCCTGATGCCAGCAGGCGGATACACATCTGCCTACCTCGCAGATGAGAGCGCTTTAGGACAAGCGATGTGCTACATTCGACCGATTCAAAAGGATCTGGATACAGAAAAAAtgagg ACTGAGCTGAGTGAGCCTTGCCAGGAATGTTTGACATGTGGGGATATGATTCCAATTAATGTGCTACGGGAGCATGTAGAGGTGTGCAGTTGTATA GATGATGTGGATACTTCAGCAGAAGGTAAAGCCAAACGAAGAAAAGTGTCTTCAGACAAACCAATATGTGGTTTTGCTTGT AAGCAGGGTAACCATTCAGCAGACCAAGACATTGAACA gAAAGAGCCTGGTGTATGCCCAGTCTGTGGAAAGTTTATTCCAATGGAACTGCTGCCAGCGCATGCTGATTTGTGTTGCCAGTCAGATGAAGTATGCAAGTCAGTGGAAGCTGCTCATAAAGATGCATTTGA gttACCGTCTTTTGAGGATTATCTGTCATCAAAGATTCTAGACGAGGAGAAGGTCTGGGACATATCTGTGGTACGAAGGATGCTTGTGCAGCAAGCCATGGTGGAGATGGAGCAGGCACCAGAGGAGGAATGGAAAAGGAAACTCAGTGTGACCTTTATAGGTGAAGAGGGTCTAGATGCTGGAGGGCTGACTAGAGAATTCCTTACTATTCTGTATGAGAAATCACCCGTCTTCGAAAACAGTGTGTTAAGTTTTGATGCTCAGCTTCTCTACAAAAGGCACTACTTCTTCATGGGACAAATGGTAGTTATGGGTATTTTGAGTGGCCATCCTGGTCCAAGGAACCTCCTGAACCATGTTGTTGACTTCATTGTTAGTGGGAAAACTGGAGAACTGTCAGATATACCAGTTGATAAGATGGAAAGATTGGATGCCGTTTCAGCAATAAAAGAG ATTTCTGATTGTGCTGATTGCAATGTGGTTGAGAAATATGGCGATCTGCTTGAGGCCTGTGGTTTCAGGCAACTTGTTACCACAGAAAACCGAAAAGATGCTGTTTCTGCCATTAAAAATTATTACCTCCTTAACAGATTTATTCCGAGTTTACTACAGTTCATGGAAG GTCTAAAACTTCACAACCTTCTTGAGATGTTCAAGAAATACCCTGGACAGGCATGCACTTTCCTGTTGAAGACTGACCATGTTGAAAGCCTAAAGGTGAAAGAGTTCTTCAAGCCTGTTTATTCTCAAATTCAAGCAGAAAAAGAGGCTGAAGAAGTTGTGATATTCAACTTCCACCAGTTCTTGAAGAAACTTGAAC GAGGGAAGGTTTTGTGCACAAGGATAGATGTGGACACTGATACCTCAACTGATGAGGTTCTTGATATGGGAAACCTGATGCAAGCACTTATTGGTTGTCCAGCTTTTCCAAGCAGCATCACAGAGGGAATAATTACATTTGACCACAACAGTGATCAACTTACCACTATAAACACTTGTGCTCCATCCATCAATTTCAGCAAGTTATCAGAGATCAAGGATTATTCCTCTTTTGAAGAACTGATGAAATATATCATTGTTGGTTCTTATGGTTTTGGACGAGAATAA
- the LOC128550670 gene encoding uncharacterized protein LOC128550670 isoform X1 translates to MTTIQHRSGHRYNKEKWNLTICTHTFYRYFCWRRLQYLAGMSQQLRAAALLRQAADLLNVDTSSSGPVSTTISTTGSRASFAPLCSSVPITTTTNTASAVRAIFAPYRRAVNRRGGRAHAEAAAAVSHWTHKFSIIPRCTDETVPSRQEKYRLHHAGLGEKRITFVKSTSKNDFENTLEEAYPKLRDCGGFELLRTPPGSRVALESILMPAGGYTSAYLADESALGQAMCYIRPIQKDLDTEKMRTELSEPCQECLTCGDMIPINVLREHVEVCSCIDDVDTSAEGKAKRRKVSSDKPICGFACKQGNHSADQDIEQKEPGVCPVCGKFIPMELLPAHADLCCQSDEVCKSVEAAHKDAFELPSFEDYLSSKILDEEKVWDISVVRRMLVQQAMVEMEQAPEEEWKRKLSVTFIGEEGLDAGGLTREFLTILYEKSPVFENSVLSFDAQLLYKRHYFFMGQMVVMGILSGHPGPRNLLNHVVDFIVSGKTGELSDIPVDKMERLDAVSAIKEISDCADCNVVEKYGDLLEACGFRQLVTTENRKDAVSAIKNYYLLNRFIPSLLQFMEGLKLHNLLEMFKKYPGQACTFLLKTDHVESLKVKEFFKPVYSQIQAEKEAEEVVIFNFHQFLKKLERGKVLCTRIDVDTDTSTDEVLDMGNLMQALIGCPAFPSSITEGIITFDHNSDQLTTINTCAPSINFSKLSEIKDYSSFEELMKYIIVGSYGFGRE, encoded by the exons ATGACAACGATACAGCACAGAAGCGGTCATCGCTACAACAAAGAAAAGTGGAATTTGACGATCTGCACACACACATTCTACCGGTATTTCTGTTGGAGACGTCTACAGTATTTAG cAGGTATGAGCCAACAGTTGAGAGCGGCTGCTCTGTTACGTCAGGCTGCTGACCTGTTAAATGTTGATACCAGCTCATCAGGACCAGTATCAACAACTATCAGTACTACCGGTTCCAGAGCAAGTTTTGCACCACTCTGCTCATCAGTACCGATAACAACAACTACCAACACTGCTAGTGCTGTCAGAGCAATTTTTGCGCCATACAGAAGGGCAGTCAACCGACGAGGTGGACGTGCACATGCAGAGGCTGCTGCTGCAGTGTCCCACTGGACACACAAGTTTTCCATTATTCCAAGGTGTACTGAT GAGACTGTTCCAAGTCGTCAGGAAAAGTACAGATTACACCATGCTGGACTGGGTGAAAAAAGAATAACATTTGTAAAAAGTACAAGTAAGAATGATTTTGAGAATACTCTTGAAGAAGCATATCCAAAACTTAGAGATTGTGGAGGCTTTGAGCTTTTGAGGACGCCACCGGGAAGCCGCGTTGCTCTGGAAAGTATCCTGATGCCAGCAGGCGGATACACATCTGCCTACCTCGCAGATGAGAGCGCTTTAGGACAAGCGATGTGCTACATTCGACCGATTCAAAAGGATCTGGATACAGAAAAAAtgagg ACTGAGCTGAGTGAGCCTTGCCAGGAATGTTTGACATGTGGGGATATGATTCCAATTAATGTGCTACGGGAGCATGTAGAGGTGTGCAGTTGTATA GATGATGTGGATACTTCAGCAGAAGGTAAAGCCAAACGAAGAAAAGTGTCTTCAGACAAACCAATATGTGGTTTTGCTTGT AAGCAGGGTAACCATTCAGCAGACCAAGACATTGAACA gAAAGAGCCTGGTGTATGCCCAGTCTGTGGAAAGTTTATTCCAATGGAACTGCTGCCAGCGCATGCTGATTTGTGTTGCCAGTCAGATGAAGTATGCAAGTCAGTGGAAGCTGCTCATAAAGATGCATTTGA gttACCGTCTTTTGAGGATTATCTGTCATCAAAGATTCTAGACGAGGAGAAGGTCTGGGACATATCTGTGGTACGAAGGATGCTTGTGCAGCAAGCCATGGTGGAGATGGAGCAGGCACCAGAGGAGGAATGGAAAAGGAAACTCAGTGTGACCTTTATAGGTGAAGAGGGTCTAGATGCTGGAGGGCTGACTAGAGAATTCCTTACTATTCTGTATGAGAAATCACCCGTCTTCGAAAACAGTGTGTTAAGTTTTGATGCTCAGCTTCTCTACAAAAGGCACTACTTCTTCATGGGACAAATGGTAGTTATGGGTATTTTGAGTGGCCATCCTGGTCCAAGGAACCTCCTGAACCATGTTGTTGACTTCATTGTTAGTGGGAAAACTGGAGAACTGTCAGATATACCAGTTGATAAGATGGAAAGATTGGATGCCGTTTCAGCAATAAAAGAG ATTTCTGATTGTGCTGATTGCAATGTGGTTGAGAAATATGGCGATCTGCTTGAGGCCTGTGGTTTCAGGCAACTTGTTACCACAGAAAACCGAAAAGATGCTGTTTCTGCCATTAAAAATTATTACCTCCTTAACAGATTTATTCCGAGTTTACTACAGTTCATGGAAG GTCTAAAACTTCACAACCTTCTTGAGATGTTCAAGAAATACCCTGGACAGGCATGCACTTTCCTGTTGAAGACTGACCATGTTGAAAGCCTAAAGGTGAAAGAGTTCTTCAAGCCTGTTTATTCTCAAATTCAAGCAGAAAAAGAGGCTGAAGAAGTTGTGATATTCAACTTCCACCAGTTCTTGAAGAAACTTGAAC GAGGGAAGGTTTTGTGCACAAGGATAGATGTGGACACTGATACCTCAACTGATGAGGTTCTTGATATGGGAAACCTGATGCAAGCACTTATTGGTTGTCCAGCTTTTCCAAGCAGCATCACAGAGGGAATAATTACATTTGACCACAACAGTGATCAACTTACCACTATAAACACTTGTGCTCCATCCATCAATTTCAGCAAGTTATCAGAGATCAAGGATTATTCCTCTTTTGAAGAACTGATGAAATATATCATTGTTGGTTCTTATGGTTTTGGACGAGAATAA
- the LOC128550672 gene encoding E3 ubiquitin-protein ligase TRIM33-like translates to MATNFSDSQTQDSDEVKEMYCEECEKHEDRYSPTDGFCVDCVEYKCVVCLRYHSRHYRTHTVEDKNNMPQDFYFEKCSSHPKELMKFFCSECEKSACPKCKNNDHKNCSDVSHLPTLAKDIKTSTEHKDLKESLAKLSNDIKDTKKELNDKCTIIASLEGDAKATIKQHKDKLIKTYEQKLKEIIDNFDKKMEETIAKLKEERKELVEELAEKQSKFKLRICDEEQKIVKAVENSNADFKTLRKKHLTLVGDLKKLSAELVQAQTLG, encoded by the coding sequence ATGGCTACCAATTTTAGTGATTCACAGACACAAGACTCTGATGAAGTAAAAGAAATGTATTGTGAGGAATGTGAAAAACATGAAGACAGGTATTCACCTACAGAtggattttgtgtggactgtGTGGAATATAAATGTGTAGTTTGTCTTAGATATCATAGCAGACACTATAGAACCCATACAGTTGAAGATAAGAACAATATGCCacaagatttttattttgaaaagtgttcatCTCATCCTAAAGAGCTTATGAAGTTTTTCTGTTCTGAGTGTGAAAAAAGCGCATGTCCAAAGTGTAAGAATAATGATCATAAAAATTGTAGTGATGTATCTCATTTGCCAACACTTGCTAAAGACATCAAAACAAGCACAGAACATAAAGATCTTAAAGAAAGTCTTGCCAAACTGTCAAACGATATAAAAGATACAAAAAAGGAACTGAATGACAAGTGTACAATAATTGCCTCACTAGAAGGTGATGCAAAAGCGACAATAAAGCAGCATAAAGATAAACTGATTAAAACGTATGAACAAAAGCTGAaagaaataattgataattttgataaaaaaatggaGGAAACCATTGCTAAACTGAAGGAAGAAAGGAAAGAGTTGGTTGAGGAATTAGCAGAAAAGCAATCCAAGTTTAAATTGAGGATCTGCGATGAAGAGCAGAAAATTGTAAAAGCAGTTGAAAATTCAAATGCTGATTTCAAAACATTAAGAAAGAAACATCTGACATTAGTAGGGGATTTAAAGAAACTATCAGCTGAGCTTGTACAAGCACAGACATTGGGTTAG